CGCCGTCTGCTGTCCGCCGACCCCGGCGCACGCATCATCATGCTCACCGTCGCCGAGGACCTCGACGGCGTGGCCCTCGCGGTCGCCGCCGGCGCCCGGGGCTACCTGCACAAGGACGCCTCGCGCGCCGAGCTGCGCGCCACGGTGACGCAGGCCCTCGCCGACCCGACCTGGCGGCTGGCCCCGCGCCGGCTCCGCTCGGCCGAGATGGGCGCCGCGCCCACGCTCACCGCGCGCGAGATCCAGGTCCTGGAGGGCATGAGCCACGGCCGCTCCAACGCCGAGATCGGCCGCGAGCTGTTCCTCTCCGAGGACACCGTCAAGACGCACGCGCGGCGCCTGTTCAAGAAGCTCGGCGCCTCGGACCGGGCCCACGCCGTGGCGCTCGGTTTCCGCTGGGGACTGGTCCGGTAGGCGGTGCCCAGCCCTGCGGGGCAGGCGGGACCGGCCGCCACCGGGCACCGCGCCCGGAGCCGGACGCGTGTCCGCCTCACCAGGCAGCAGCCGGGCGCCGTATCGGCGTCCGCACCGCCCACGGAAGCAGACCCGGCACGCCCCACGGCGTGTCCGGGCCGTCCGCCGACCCCCATCACGACCCGCTTACCCGCTACCCGCCTACGGCACGGCGACCGGCTCTTCCCGGAGCCGGCGGACCGGGATTCGGCCGGGTACGGGGTACGGGCTGCACGAGTGCGTACCTCGGCTCCAGGGGTGTGCCGGTGCGCCGTGGCGGCGTGTCGAGGTGCCTTGGCCGTGCCCGGGGTCGCAGTGCGCTGTGGCGTGGGCGGAGGCGTCCTTCGGCTCCGGGGCGCGTCGGCGTGTCCCGGCCGTGTGCGGGGTGACCGCACGCGTCTCTCGGCTCCGGGAGCGTGTCGGCGTGTTCGACGGCGTGCGCGGGAGTGGCCTCGGACGGCCCCCGGCCAGGACGCCGTACCGCCACGTCCCGGTCCGCCCGTCCGGGCGCCGTACGCGCGCGTGCCCCGGAAGCGTCCTCGTCCGCCGCGGAGGTGGGTGCCGGTGAAATGCCTTGACGGATGTTCCGATGGCTCGTGGACGCGGCCGTGAGGGGCTTTCGAGGGGTGGACCCGGTCACACTCGGGGAGCCGTGCGGATGGCCGTCGGCCGGGTGCGCGGTCGCGCGCGGGCACGGAGATCCACATGATGAACACCCGTGGTCGACGCCGCGCGACGAGTGCCGGGGCGCCCACGGGAGGGCTGTTCGCGCCCCCGGCGTACTACTCCGTCGGGCGCTTCGGCGGGCGCCGGGCAAGGCGGCCCGCCGGTCGCGCGATGCTCGTTTCGCCGCGGATGCCGCATCCTTGAGATGTGGAGTCTCTCGGGGACAAGTCGGTCGAGGTGAAGGGGAGGGCGCAGGGGATGAGTGCCGGCGCGCCTGCTCATAACGCTTCGGTGCACAACCACGAGCACGATGCGACGGACCGGACGGCCGCAAGGCACCATGGACCGATGCGCGGTGACGAGGCGGGCACGGCCCACGGGGCGATCGGTGCGCTCGTGCATCGCGCCGTCGACGGGGACGAGCAGGCCACGCACGATCTGCTCGCGCATGTCCACCCGCTGGCGCTGCGCTACTGCCGCACCCGGCTGTCCCGGCTCCCCGGCGACGCGCGCCACTTCGTGGAGGACCTCGCCCAGGAGGTCTGTGTAGCGGTCCTGCTCGCGCTGCCCCGCTACCGCGACACCGGCCGCCCCTTCGAGGCGTTCGTCTTCGCCATCGCCTCGCACAAGGTCGCCGACCTGCAGCGCGCCGCCATGCGCCACCCGGGTTCGACCGCGGTGCCCTCGGACGAGATGCCGGAGCGGCCCGACGACTCCCTCGGCCCCGAGGAGCGCGCCCTGCTCAGCAGCGACGCCGAGTGGGCCAAGAAGCTGCTCGCCAACCTCCCCGAGAACCAGCGCGAACTGCTCCTGCTGCGCATCGCCGTGGGCTTGACCGCGGAGGAGACGGGGCAGATGTTGGGAATGTCACCCGGCGCGGTCCGGGTCGCCCAGCACCGAGCGCTGAGCCGTCTACGGGCACTCGCCGAGCAGTAACCCCCTTGAGCGGAGCCTCTGAAGCTCCCTCGGCTGAACATGCATGCTTCCGTTCCCGTACGAACATACGAAGCCTGAACTGACCCCCTACCGTGGAATTTGCTAGCGATGCTTCCCGTTAGCATGGACATCCGCACCGATCAAG
The genomic region above belongs to Streptomyces sp. CG1 and contains:
- a CDS encoding response regulator transcription factor codes for the protein MTSVLVCDDSPLAREALRRAVATVPGVERVTTAANGEEVLRRWGADRSDLILMDVRMPGLGGVETVRRLLSADPGARIIMLTVAEDLDGVALAVAAGARGYLHKDASRAELRATVTQALADPTWRLAPRRLRSAEMGAAPTLTAREIQVLEGMSHGRSNAEIGRELFLSEDTVKTHARRLFKKLGASDRAHAVALGFRWGLVR
- a CDS encoding sigma-70 family RNA polymerase sigma factor, giving the protein MRGDEAGTAHGAIGALVHRAVDGDEQATHDLLAHVHPLALRYCRTRLSRLPGDARHFVEDLAQEVCVAVLLALPRYRDTGRPFEAFVFAIASHKVADLQRAAMRHPGSTAVPSDEMPERPDDSLGPEERALLSSDAEWAKKLLANLPENQRELLLLRIAVGLTAEETGQMLGMSPGAVRVAQHRALSRLRALAEQ